A single genomic interval of Aegicerativicinus sediminis harbors:
- a CDS encoding DegT/DnrJ/EryC1/StrS family aminotransferase encodes MIEYLPLNKINGRFLSSYQESLNEIISGDNLILGNSVEKFEKLFSDYCGTNCCVGVNSGLDALTLILKSYVELGKLKKGDGVIVPTNTFIATALAVIHAGLKPLLVDPNPETYNLDLKDILAEINHAKAIIPVHLYGQLCDMGEILSVAKTQNILVIEDAAQAHGAENENGQKAGSFGHAAAFSFYPTKNLGCLGDGGAITTNDQELFEHILKIRNYGKNLDGNYSEIGFNSRLDSIQAAILSVKLKELDSDNEVRRKIAIRYCSEIINSKVKLPTIKNIKSHVFYAFVIKVENRPHFIEYLTAKEIGFNIHYPQLLKDEIILNNFVNKPSKSNSDFSANIISLPLHPLLPETDIKKIIDAVNSY; translated from the coding sequence ATGATTGAATATTTGCCTTTAAATAAAATTAATGGACGGTTCTTATCAAGTTACCAAGAGTCATTAAATGAAATTATAAGTGGGGACAATTTAATACTAGGTAATTCTGTAGAGAAGTTTGAAAAATTGTTTTCAGATTATTGTGGTACCAATTGTTGTGTAGGTGTAAATTCTGGGTTAGATGCTTTAACCCTAATTTTAAAATCTTATGTTGAATTAGGAAAATTAAAGAAGGGGGATGGTGTTATAGTTCCTACAAATACTTTCATTGCTACGGCACTGGCAGTAATACATGCTGGTTTGAAACCTCTATTGGTTGACCCAAATCCTGAAACCTATAATTTAGATTTAAAGGATATATTGGCTGAGATTAATCACGCTAAGGCCATAATTCCAGTCCATTTGTATGGTCAATTATGCGACATGGGTGAAATTCTTTCTGTTGCCAAAACTCAGAATATTTTGGTAATTGAGGATGCGGCCCAAGCACATGGAGCTGAAAATGAAAATGGGCAGAAGGCAGGATCTTTTGGGCATGCGGCTGCCTTTAGTTTTTATCCGACCAAAAATTTAGGTTGCTTAGGTGACGGAGGTGCCATAACCACAAATGATCAGGAATTATTTGAACATATTTTGAAAATTAGGAATTATGGAAAAAACCTGGATGGGAATTATTCTGAAATAGGTTTTAATAGTCGGTTAGATTCGATTCAAGCAGCAATATTATCTGTTAAATTAAAAGAATTAGATTCTGATAATGAGGTTAGGAGAAAAATAGCAATACGATACTGTTCAGAAATAATTAATTCCAAGGTGAAGTTACCAACAATCAAAAACATTAAAAGTCATGTGTTTTATGCTTTCGTTATAAAGGTTGAAAATCGCCCACATTTCATTGAATATCTTACGGCTAAAGAAATAGGTTTTAACATTCATTACCCACAGTTATTGAAAGATGAAATTATATTAAACAACTTTGTGAATAAACCTTCTAAATCTAATTCTGATTTTTCAGCAAATATTATTAGCTTGCCATTGCATCCATTACTTCCAGAAACTGACATCAAAAAAATTATAGACGCTGTTAATAGTTACTAA
- a CDS encoding GNAT family N-acetyltransferase: protein MDYHKDRFQDFSLMFYEGDELLAVLPANHKDGIIYSHQGLTYGSLVYRANVKFNKIYQIFCDLLKFLEEEGFSELVIKPIPHIYCSQPNDALTLILHKAEASIKRMDGLSVIDLRNPFRIARDRKQGIKRGMVNGLVIKEEKEFSSFWNDILIPNLQNKHNVFPVHALQEIDNLKTEFPKNIRQFNVYQQDNIVAGATVFETKYVAHMQYISGNEFKNELGSIDFLHHHLINEVFNHKDFFDFGHSSIDSGSSINESLLYWKEGFGARMVQHSTYMVETKNYRFLENYLG from the coding sequence ATGGATTATCATAAAGATCGATTTCAAGATTTTTCACTAATGTTTTATGAAGGAGATGAATTATTGGCGGTCCTACCAGCTAATCATAAAGATGGAATAATTTACTCCCACCAAGGCTTGACTTACGGTAGCCTTGTTTATAGGGCCAATGTCAAGTTTAACAAGATTTATCAGATTTTTTGTGATCTTCTCAAATTTTTAGAAGAGGAGGGGTTTTCAGAATTAGTCATAAAACCAATTCCACATATTTACTGTTCGCAACCAAATGATGCATTGACCTTAATACTTCATAAAGCCGAAGCATCAATCAAAAGAATGGATGGCCTTTCAGTTATAGATTTAAGAAATCCATTTAGAATTGCTCGAGATCGAAAACAGGGTATAAAACGAGGAATGGTTAACGGTTTGGTTATAAAGGAGGAAAAAGAATTTTCTAGTTTTTGGAATGATATTTTAATTCCTAATCTACAGAATAAGCATAATGTTTTTCCTGTCCATGCGTTACAGGAAATAGACAATTTAAAAACTGAATTCCCAAAAAATATAAGGCAATTTAATGTTTACCAACAAGATAATATTGTTGCCGGAGCAACCGTTTTTGAAACTAAATATGTAGCGCATATGCAGTATATTTCAGGGAACGAGTTTAAAAATGAATTGGGAAGTATTGATTTTCTGCATCATCATCTAATAAATGAAGTTTTTAACCATAAAGATTTTTTTGATTTTGGTCATTCCTCAATAGATTCTGGTAGTAGTATTAATGAAAGCCTATTGTATTGGAAGGAAGGTTTTGGCGCTCGAATGGTTCAGCATTCCACCTATATGGTTGAAACCAAAAACTATCGTTTTTTGGAAAACTATTTAGGATGA
- the typA gene encoding translational GTPase TypA translates to MANIRNIAIIAHVDHGKTTLVDKILHHCELFRENETTGELILDNNDLERERGITITSKNVSVNYKGTKINIIDTPGHADFGGEVERVLNMADGVLLLVDAFEGPMPQTRFVLQKAISLGLKPCVVINKVDKENCTPDEVHEAVFDLMFELGAEEWQLDFPTVYGSAKQNWMSEDWQQQTQNIEPLLDMVIEHIPEPIVLEGNTQMLITSLDYSSFTGRIAIGRLQRGVLKSGMNISLVKRNGNVITSKIKELHVFEGLGRKKVDLVEAGDICAIVGLEGFEIGDTVADFENPEALKTIAIDEPTMSMLFTINDSPFFGKDGKYVTSRHIKERLTKELEKNLALRVEETDSADKFMVFGRGVLHLSVLIETMRREGYELQIGQPQVIIREINGVKCEPVEEMTIDLPEEVSGKAIEMVTIRKGELLSMESKGERMVCKFEIPSRGIIGLRNQLLTATAGEAIMAHRFKEYQPLKGGIPERQNGSLVSMENGTAIPYSIDKLQERGRFFVDPGEDIYEGQVIGENSRGDDMVVNVTKTKKLSNVRSSGADDKARIVPAIKFSLEEALEYIQKDEYVEVTPKNLRLRKILLKEVDRKRTKTA, encoded by the coding sequence ATGGCAAACATTCGAAATATAGCAATCATTGCCCACGTAGACCACGGAAAAACTACCTTGGTTGACAAGATTTTACACCACTGTGAATTGTTTCGTGAGAATGAAACCACTGGAGAACTTATCCTTGATAATAATGATTTGGAACGTGAAAGAGGTATTACAATTACATCTAAAAATGTTTCTGTTAATTATAAAGGAACTAAAATTAACATCATCGATACCCCTGGCCACGCGGATTTTGGAGGAGAAGTGGAGCGAGTCTTGAATATGGCAGATGGTGTTTTACTTTTGGTGGACGCTTTTGAAGGCCCTATGCCACAAACACGTTTTGTGCTTCAAAAGGCTATTTCATTGGGTCTTAAACCATGTGTTGTTATCAATAAAGTTGATAAAGAGAATTGTACTCCAGATGAAGTGCATGAAGCTGTATTCGATTTAATGTTTGAATTAGGGGCCGAGGAGTGGCAGTTAGATTTCCCAACAGTTTACGGTTCTGCAAAGCAAAATTGGATGAGTGAGGATTGGCAACAACAAACTCAAAATATAGAGCCATTATTGGATATGGTAATTGAGCATATACCTGAACCAATTGTTTTGGAAGGAAATACTCAAATGCTCATTACTTCTTTAGATTACTCTTCGTTTACAGGTAGAATTGCCATAGGCAGGCTTCAAAGAGGGGTTTTAAAATCCGGTATGAACATATCTTTGGTAAAAAGAAATGGAAATGTGATTACCTCTAAAATTAAAGAGCTTCATGTTTTTGAAGGTCTTGGACGTAAGAAAGTAGATTTAGTAGAGGCTGGAGATATTTGTGCTATAGTAGGTTTGGAAGGTTTTGAAATTGGGGATACCGTAGCTGATTTTGAGAATCCTGAAGCCTTAAAAACTATTGCAATTGATGAACCTACAATGAGTATGCTTTTCACTATTAATGATTCACCTTTCTTCGGTAAGGATGGAAAATATGTGACTTCAAGACATATTAAAGAGCGCTTAACCAAAGAATTGGAAAAGAATTTAGCCTTAAGAGTTGAAGAAACTGACAGTGCTGATAAATTCATGGTATTTGGTAGAGGTGTTCTTCACCTTTCTGTTCTTATTGAAACGATGAGAAGGGAGGGTTATGAACTTCAAATTGGACAGCCTCAAGTTATTATAAGAGAGATAAATGGAGTTAAGTGTGAGCCGGTTGAAGAAATGACTATCGATTTACCTGAAGAAGTGAGCGGCAAGGCCATTGAAATGGTTACCATTAGAAAAGGTGAATTGTTAAGCATGGAATCTAAGGGTGAACGAATGGTTTGTAAATTTGAAATTCCTTCTAGAGGAATTATCGGCCTTAGAAACCAGCTGCTTACTGCAACAGCTGGTGAAGCAATTATGGCGCACAGATTTAAAGAATACCAGCCACTGAAAGGCGGCATACCTGAAAGGCAAAATGGAAGTTTGGTATCCATGGAGAATGGTACAGCAATTCCATATTCAATTGATAAACTTCAAGAACGAGGTAGATTTTTTGTTGATCCAGGTGAAGATATTTATGAGGGTCAGGTAATTGGCGAAAACTCACGTGGGGATGATATGGTTGTAAATGTGACCAAAACTAAGAAATTGTCGAATGTTCGTTCTTCTGGTGCAGATGATAAGGCTAGGATAGTTCCGGCTATCAAATTCTCATTGGAAGAGGCATTGGAGTATATTCAAAAAGATGAATATGTAGAGGTCACTCCAAAGAATCTTCGATTAAGAAAAATCTTATTGAAAGAGGTAGATCGTAAAAGGACTAAAACAGCCTAA
- the kdsA gene encoding 3-deoxy-8-phosphooctulonate synthase encodes MDLTSIPNIKHLNENNFFLLCGPCAIEGEEMALRIAEKVVSITEKLKIPYVFKGSFKKANRSRVDSFTGIGDVEALKILRKVSETFNVPTVTDIHEISDAKLAAEYVDVLQIPAFLVRQTDLVVAAAETGKTVNLKKGQFMSPESMNHAVQKVFDSGNQNALITDRGTMFGYQDLIVDFRGIPTMRTYAPVVLDVTHSLQQPNQSEGVTGGRPEMIETIARAGVVNNVDGLFVETHFDPKNAKSDGANMLHLDKLEGLLTRLVDIRKTINQF; translated from the coding sequence ATGGATCTAACCTCAATACCCAATATCAAACACCTTAACGAGAATAATTTCTTCTTGCTATGTGGTCCGTGTGCTATCGAAGGAGAAGAAATGGCATTAAGGATTGCAGAGAAAGTGGTTTCTATCACGGAAAAGTTAAAAATACCTTACGTATTCAAAGGAAGCTTCAAAAAAGCGAATAGAAGCCGTGTAGATAGTTTCACTGGGATTGGTGATGTAGAAGCCCTTAAAATATTAAGAAAAGTAAGTGAAACTTTTAACGTTCCTACTGTTACAGATATTCATGAGATAAGCGATGCAAAGCTGGCGGCGGAATACGTAGATGTATTACAAATTCCGGCTTTTCTAGTAAGACAAACAGATTTGGTAGTAGCTGCTGCTGAAACCGGCAAAACAGTAAATCTTAAAAAGGGCCAATTCATGAGCCCAGAATCTATGAACCATGCGGTTCAAAAAGTATTTGATTCTGGAAATCAAAATGCCCTAATTACAGACCGAGGCACAATGTTTGGCTATCAAGATTTAATTGTTGATTTCAGAGGAATACCTACAATGAGAACATACGCCCCTGTTGTTTTGGACGTTACTCATTCTCTTCAACAGCCTAACCAAAGCGAAGGGGTTACAGGAGGAAGGCCTGAGATGATAGAAACAATTGCCAGAGCAGGCGTTGTAAATAATGTCGATGGCTTATTTGTTGAAACACATTTCGATCCGAAAAACGCCAAGAGTGACGGGGCCAATATGTTACATCTGGATAAGTTGGAAGGCCTACTGACTCGATTAGTAGATATTCGAAAAACAATAAATCAATTTTAA
- the secDF gene encoding protein translocase subunit SecDF produces the protein MQNKGLVKLFAVLFGLVSIYQLSFTFKANQIEDEAEAHAASKFDNPDLRNAEELRYLDSLNTIDVFDIGIAKFTYNEVKEKAMNLGLDLKGGINVILQISVRDILEGLANKSKDPVFNQALDRAEEIQKDSQDSYLESFFQAFDEIKGDTKLASPDIFANRTLSDEVNINMSDDEVKSILRRKVDESIVSAFEVLRKRIDKFGVTSPNIQRLGSTGRILVELPGARDVERIKKLLQSTAQLEFWDVYRTEEMASYVLQVNQALVQQEQENSEVAETEEVSDSTQTEQDKIAELTGEIASDSTNIENQNPLGIVALGNGGPVIATFNSKDKRKVLTYLNDPQYRSFLPAEQRYVRFAWGKEADGSQFADLYAIKGNRDNEPELSGAVITDARQAYNQRGEPTVSMQMNGKGAKIWEDMTGRAYQNQSQIAIVLDSIVYSAPGVSTGPISGGNSEISGSFTVNEATDLANVLRAGKLPAHADIVQADEVGASLGQEAIESGSLSFGIALLLVVCWMLFYYGKAGIYADIALLFNILLIFGVLSGLGAVLTLPGLAGIVLTLGMSVDANVLIFERVREEINKGKAMKEAVKDGFSYALSSILDANITTGLTGIILFVFGTGPIKGFATTLLIGIVTSLFTAIFITRLLVDWSVRKNQRLDFSTPITKNWFRNIKFNFISKRKMAYVVSGILLVISLTSLFTRGLDQGIDFVGGRTYQVRFAQDVDNEAVKVALNDAFGSAEVKTIGGDHQLKISTKYKVDENSAEADEEVQTMLFESLKPFLPEGITYAEFVDGSGDAKIGKMFSSKVSPTIADDIKQSSVWAVLGSLVVVFLYILIRFRRWQFSLGAVAAVFHDVIIVLGVYSLLYTIMPFSMEIDQAFIAAILTVIGYSLNDTVVVFDRIRETLAEKGGFKGGKHINEAINNTLSRTLNTSFTTLIVLLAMFFFGAESLRDLLFAIIVGIVVGTYSSVFIATPIMYDTLKDKGKLPEEN, from the coding sequence ATGCAAAACAAAGGATTGGTAAAGCTTTTTGCGGTTTTATTTGGGTTGGTAAGTATCTATCAGCTATCATTTACCTTTAAAGCTAATCAGATTGAGGATGAGGCTGAAGCACACGCGGCAAGTAAATTTGATAATCCAGATTTAAGAAATGCTGAGGAGCTTCGTTATTTAGATTCATTGAATACTATAGATGTTTTTGACATCGGTATTGCTAAATTCACTTACAATGAGGTTAAGGAGAAAGCCATGAATTTAGGCTTAGACCTTAAAGGAGGAATTAATGTAATTCTTCAAATTTCTGTAAGGGATATTCTAGAAGGTCTAGCAAACAAGAGTAAGGATCCGGTATTTAACCAAGCCTTAGATAGAGCTGAAGAAATTCAGAAGGATTCGCAGGATTCCTATTTAGAATCTTTTTTCCAGGCTTTCGATGAAATTAAAGGTGATACCAAATTAGCTTCTCCTGACATTTTTGCCAACCGTACTTTGAGTGACGAGGTAAATATTAATATGTCTGACGATGAAGTTAAAAGTATTCTTCGTAGAAAAGTTGACGAATCTATAGTATCTGCCTTTGAAGTATTAAGAAAGCGTATCGATAAATTTGGTGTTACATCACCTAACATTCAGAGACTTGGTAGTACAGGTAGAATTTTGGTTGAATTACCAGGGGCTAGAGATGTAGAAAGAATAAAAAAATTACTTCAGAGTACAGCTCAATTAGAATTCTGGGATGTATATAGAACTGAAGAAATGGCCTCTTATGTGCTCCAAGTAAACCAAGCATTGGTTCAACAAGAACAAGAAAATTCGGAAGTTGCGGAAACTGAGGAGGTAAGTGATAGTACCCAGACTGAACAGGATAAAATTGCAGAACTTACTGGTGAAATCGCTTCAGATTCCACTAATATAGAAAACCAAAATCCGTTAGGGATTGTTGCTTTGGGAAATGGTGGTCCTGTCATTGCTACTTTTAATTCTAAGGACAAAAGAAAGGTATTAACCTATTTAAATGATCCGCAATACCGTTCATTTTTACCGGCAGAACAACGTTATGTTAGATTTGCTTGGGGTAAGGAAGCGGATGGTAGCCAATTTGCGGATTTATATGCAATTAAGGGAAATAGAGATAACGAACCTGAGTTAAGTGGTGCGGTAATTACGGATGCAAGGCAAGCCTATAACCAAAGAGGGGAGCCTACCGTAAGCATGCAAATGAACGGAAAAGGTGCTAAAATTTGGGAAGATATGACTGGAAGGGCATATCAGAACCAAAGTCAAATTGCTATTGTTTTAGATAGTATCGTTTACTCAGCTCCAGGGGTTTCAACTGGTCCGATTTCTGGAGGTAATTCAGAAATTTCAGGATCGTTCACCGTCAATGAAGCAACCGACTTGGCAAACGTTCTTAGAGCGGGTAAACTTCCTGCCCATGCTGACATCGTTCAAGCTGATGAAGTTGGAGCTTCATTAGGTCAAGAAGCTATCGAAAGTGGGTCCCTTTCATTTGGAATTGCGTTATTATTAGTTGTTTGTTGGATGCTCTTTTATTATGGTAAGGCTGGTATTTATGCTGATATAGCCTTGTTGTTCAACATCCTTCTAATTTTTGGTGTACTTTCTGGACTAGGAGCGGTTCTTACATTACCTGGTTTAGCGGGTATCGTTTTAACTCTTGGTATGTCAGTGGACGCGAACGTACTTATTTTTGAACGTGTAAGAGAGGAAATCAATAAAGGAAAAGCAATGAAGGAGGCGGTTAAGGATGGTTTTTCTTATGCACTTTCTTCAATTTTAGATGCGAACATTACTACCGGATTAACAGGTATAATCTTATTTGTTTTTGGTACAGGACCAATTAAAGGATTTGCAACTACCTTGTTAATAGGTATTGTTACATCATTGTTTACAGCAATATTTATTACGCGATTATTAGTAGATTGGAGTGTTAGAAAAAATCAGAGATTAGATTTTTCAACTCCTATTACTAAAAATTGGTTTAGAAATATAAAATTCAACTTCATAAGTAAACGTAAAATGGCCTATGTCGTTTCTGGAATTTTATTGGTAATCAGTTTAACGTCTCTTTTTACGCGTGGTTTGGATCAGGGTATTGATTTCGTTGGAGGTCGTACGTATCAAGTTAGATTCGCTCAAGATGTTGATAATGAAGCAGTGAAAGTGGCATTGAATGACGCTTTTGGAAGTGCTGAAGTAAAAACAATTGGAGGTGACCATCAATTGAAAATTTCTACTAAATATAAGGTTGACGAAAACTCGGCTGAGGCAGATGAAGAAGTACAAACAATGTTGTTTGAATCATTAAAACCATTTTTGCCAGAAGGTATTACTTATGCTGAATTTGTCGATGGATCTGGAGATGCGAAAATCGGTAAGATGTTTTCAAGTAAAGTGAGTCCCACAATTGCGGATGATATTAAACAATCGTCCGTTTGGGCGGTCCTTGGATCATTAGTTGTAGTATTCTTATATATATTGATTAGATTTAGAAGATGGCAGTTTTCTCTTGGTGCAGTTGCTGCAGTCTTCCACGATGTGATTATAGTATTAGGTGTTTATTCGCTGTTATACACAATCATGCCATTCAGCATGGAAATAGATCAAGCCTTTATCGCTGCAATTTTAACGGTGATCGGTTATTCCTTGAACGATACTGTGGTTGTATTTGATAGGATTAGAGAGACCTTGGCTGAAAAGGGAGGATTTAAAGGAGGGAAACATATTAATGAAGCCATTAATAATACATTAAGCAGAACTTTAAATACGTCCTTTACCACCTTAATTGTACTATTGGCAATGTTCTTTTTTGGTGCAGAGTCATTAAGGGATTTACTCTTTGCAATTATTGTAGGTATTGTGGTTGGTACCTATTCATCGGTATTTATCGCTACACCAATCATGTATGATACTTTAAAGGATAAAGGTAAACTTCCGGAAGAAAACTAG
- a CDS encoding adenosylcobalamin-dependent ribonucleoside-diphosphate reductase, translated as MQVEAPKKIQKTYTQEEAFEASLAYFKGDDLAARVWINKYALKDSDGNLYEKSPEDMHWRIAKEIARIEQNYPNPMTEQEVFDYISGFRYIVPQGSPMAGIGNKFQVGSLSNCFVIGNDGNSDSYGGLMKIDQEQVQLMKRRGGVGHDLSHIRPKGSPVKNSALTSTGIVPFMERYSNSTREVAQDGRRGALMLSVSINHPDAEDFIDAKMEQGKVTGANVSVRIDDGFMQAVENKSSYNQTYPTFSKNPVYKKEVNAEELWKKIVHNAWKSAEPGILFWDTITRESVPDCYADLGYKTVSTNPCGEIPLCPYDSCRLLAINLFSYVNSPFTKKAKFDFDLFKKHIAAAQRIMDDIIDLELEKVDTILAKIDADPESDEIKRVERNLWVNIRTKALEGRRTGIGITAEGDMLAALGIKYGSKEGNDFSELIHKTIAVEAYKASVETAKERGPFTIYDSEREKDNPFILRLKQEDEKLYYDMLEYGRRNIALLTIAPTGTTSLMTQTTSGIEPVFLPVYKRRRKVNPNDKNARIDFVDEVGDSWEEYVVFHHRFKQWMEVNGISTDKNYSQEELDKLILKSPYSGATSNDVDWLSKVRMQGAVQKWVDHSISVTINLPNDVSEELVGDLYMEAWKAGCKGVTVYRDGSRSGVLISNDEKKEEDETDTLTNFPTKRPQVLNADVVRFQNNKDKWIAFIGLIDDKPYEIFTGLADDEDGILIPRWVEDGLIIKNRNEDGTSRYDFQYKNKRGYKTTIEGLSHKFNPEFWNYAKLISSTLRHGMPIENVVNLINGLHFKDESINTWKNGVARALKRYIEDGTMASKAKCENCNSTELIYQEGCLTCKDCGSSKCG; from the coding sequence ATGCAGGTCGAGGCGCCAAAAAAGATTCAAAAAACATATACCCAAGAGGAGGCTTTCGAAGCTTCACTTGCCTATTTCAAAGGGGACGATTTAGCAGCAAGGGTATGGATTAATAAATACGCTCTAAAAGATTCAGATGGAAATTTATACGAAAAATCTCCTGAAGATATGCATTGGCGGATTGCTAAAGAAATTGCACGAATTGAACAAAATTACCCAAATCCTATGACGGAACAGGAAGTTTTCGATTATATATCAGGCTTCAGATATATTGTACCTCAAGGTAGCCCTATGGCCGGAATAGGAAATAAATTTCAAGTCGGCTCACTTTCAAATTGTTTTGTTATTGGAAATGACGGCAATAGTGATTCTTATGGCGGGTTGATGAAAATTGATCAGGAGCAGGTTCAATTAATGAAAAGACGTGGAGGAGTGGGACACGACCTGTCGCACATTAGGCCTAAGGGCTCCCCGGTAAAAAATTCGGCTTTAACATCAACCGGAATAGTTCCTTTCATGGAACGCTACTCAAACTCTACAAGAGAGGTCGCTCAAGATGGACGTCGAGGCGCATTGATGCTTTCTGTTTCAATCAACCATCCTGATGCGGAAGATTTTATTGACGCAAAAATGGAACAAGGGAAAGTAACTGGAGCAAATGTATCAGTAAGGATCGATGATGGTTTCATGCAAGCTGTTGAAAACAAATCATCATATAATCAAACTTATCCGACCTTTTCGAAAAATCCAGTGTACAAAAAAGAGGTCAATGCAGAAGAGCTTTGGAAAAAAATTGTTCATAATGCATGGAAATCGGCTGAACCGGGAATTCTTTTTTGGGATACCATAACAAGAGAATCCGTGCCCGATTGTTATGCGGATTTAGGATATAAAACTGTTTCTACAAATCCGTGCGGAGAAATCCCACTGTGCCCATACGATTCTTGTAGACTTTTAGCTATAAATCTATTTTCCTACGTAAACTCCCCTTTTACTAAAAAGGCCAAATTTGATTTTGATTTATTCAAAAAGCATATTGCAGCTGCTCAGAGAATAATGGATGATATTATTGATTTAGAACTTGAAAAAGTCGATACCATCCTCGCAAAAATTGATGCAGATCCTGAATCTGATGAAATTAAAAGAGTTGAAAGGAATTTATGGGTTAATATCAGAACAAAAGCTTTAGAAGGTAGACGCACTGGTATAGGAATTACTGCAGAGGGAGATATGTTAGCTGCTCTTGGAATAAAGTATGGCAGCAAAGAAGGAAATGATTTTTCTGAATTAATCCATAAAACCATAGCAGTAGAAGCGTATAAAGCTTCTGTTGAAACGGCCAAGGAACGTGGACCATTCACTATATATGATTCTGAAAGGGAAAAAGACAACCCATTTATCCTTCGATTAAAACAAGAGGATGAGAAGCTATATTATGACATGCTTGAGTATGGCCGTCGAAATATTGCTTTATTAACAATTGCCCCAACAGGTACGACAAGTTTAATGACACAAACTACGTCAGGCATCGAACCGGTTTTTCTACCAGTTTATAAAAGAAGAAGAAAGGTAAACCCTAATGATAAAAATGCCCGTATAGATTTTGTAGACGAAGTTGGCGATTCTTGGGAAGAGTATGTTGTATTCCATCATAGATTCAAGCAATGGATGGAAGTAAACGGTATTTCTACAGATAAAAACTACTCACAAGAAGAATTGGATAAACTAATCCTAAAATCACCATATAGTGGTGCAACCTCTAACGATGTTGATTGGTTGAGCAAGGTGCGCATGCAAGGTGCAGTTCAAAAGTGGGTTGACCACAGCATAAGTGTAACTATTAATTTACCAAACGATGTATCTGAAGAATTAGTTGGCGACCTATATATGGAAGCTTGGAAAGCTGGCTGTAAAGGTGTAACTGTTTACCGCGATGGTTCTAGGAGCGGTGTGTTGATTTCAAACGACGAGAAAAAAGAGGAAGATGAAACAGACACACTAACCAATTTCCCTACGAAACGACCTCAAGTTTTGAATGCAGATGTAGTGCGTTTCCAAAACAACAAGGATAAATGGATTGCCTTTATAGGTTTAATAGACGATAAACCCTATGAAATATTTACAGGATTAGCTGATGATGAAGACGGAATTTTGATACCTCGTTGGGTTGAAGATGGTCTGATTATTAAAAATCGAAATGAAGATGGCACGTCTAGGTATGATTTTCAATATAAGAATAAGCGAGGCTACAAAACGACTATAGAAGGCTTATCACACAAATTTAATCCTGAATTTTGGAACTACGCTAAACTAATTTCAAGTACATTAAGGCATGGCATGCCGATTGAGAACGTTGTTAATCTTATTAATGGCTTACACTTTAAAGATGAAAGTATCAATACTTGGAAGAACGGAGTTGCCCGGGCTTTAAAGCGCTATATAGAAGATGGCACAATGGCTTCCAAGGCCAAATGTGAAAATTGTAATTCTACGGAATTAATCTACCAGGAAGGTTGTTTAACCTGCAAGGATTGCGGTTCTTCCAAATGCGGATAG